The following are encoded in a window of Cucurbita pepo subsp. pepo cultivar mu-cu-16 chromosome LG12, ASM280686v2, whole genome shotgun sequence genomic DNA:
- the LOC111806530 gene encoding tetrapyrrole-binding protein, chloroplastic-like produces MAASHSLPSLRHTLRRPHRPNLSPNPFSSSSSSSSLLLKSTSTPTAAIAATSSLSAAAASSFSLSSDTSSAVSFDELERHLAAKNFRQADEETRRLLIALAGDAAKKRGYVYFSEVQFISSDNLKAIDDLWQKYSDGKFGYSVQKRVFEKVNRDFTKLFMKLGWMKKLDTEIEQYNYRAFPTEFIWELTEETPEGHLPLTNALRGTQLMTNILNHLAFEEDAIEGGAQENVAGDENGGFRKGLKTMSERIFKRDYSF; encoded by the coding sequence atGGCAGCTTCCCACTCTCTTCCATCTCTCCGCCACACACTCCGCCGTCCCCACCGTCCTAACCTCTCCCCAAAccccttctcctcctcctcctcctcctcctctctcctCCTCAAATCAACCTCAACGCCCACTGCCGCTATCGCTGCCACTTCCTCTCTCTCCGCTGCAGCCGCCagttccttctctctctcctcagACACCTCCTCTGCCGTCTCCTTCGACGAGCTCGAGCGCCACCTCGCAGCCAAAAACTTCCGGCAAGCAGACGAGGAGACCCGCCGGCTTTTAATAGCCCTCGCCGGCGACGCTGCAAAAAAACGAGGCTACGTCTACTTCTCCGAAGTTCAATTCATTTCCTCCGACAATCTGAAAGCCATCGACGATCTCTGGCAGAAATACAGCGATGGGAAATTTGGGTATAGCGTACAAAAACGGGTTTTCGAGAAAGTGAACAGAGATTTCACAAAATTGTTCATGAAACTTGGATGGATGAAGAAACTGGATACAGAAATTGAGCAGTACAATTACAGAGCATTTCCAACAGAGTTCATTTGGGAGCTGACGGAGGAGACGCCGGAAGGGCATCTGCCATTAACTAACGCTTTGAGAGGGACGCAGTTGATGACCAACATTCTGAACCATCTGGCATTCGAGGAGGACGCCATAGAAGGAGGAGCTCAAGAAAACGTTGCAGGGGACGAAAATGGAGGATTCAGAAAGGGATTGAAAACGATGAGTGAGAGGATTTTCAAAAGGGATTATAGCTTCTGA